One genomic region from Gopherus flavomarginatus isolate rGopFla2 chromosome 20, rGopFla2.mat.asm, whole genome shotgun sequence encodes:
- the LOC127037980 gene encoding trypsin-3-like, with protein sequence MELLIIAMLVVGAAADSVSEGDRIIGGRDCRNGSRPYQVALLRNGHIYCGGSLIDPKWVLTAAHCNRNIRSVQVHVGDYNLRAKEPTEQIRRVRNFFVHPGYNLRRYDNDFMLLELDAPAQLNNDVNTINLATSCPSPGTPCVVSGWGTIRSPQRLFPSVLRCADIYSISQARCQTTYGGIITENMFCAGVEKGGIDSCQGDSGGPLVCNGKLQGVVSWGMSVCAQPGRPGVYANVCKAAEWVRKTIERKCIGSD encoded by the exons ACTCAGTCTCAGAGGGAGACCGGATCATTGGCGGGAGAGACTGCCGCAATGGCTCCCGGCCCTACCAGGTGGCTCTCCTGAGGAACGGCCACATCTACTGTGGCGGGAGCCTGATAGACCCGAAGTGGGTGCTAACTGCTGCGCACTGCAACAGAAATATCAG ATCCGTGCAGGTGCATGTGGGGGATTATAATTTACGGGCGAAGGAACCCACAGAACAGATACGAAGAGTCCGCAACTTCTTTGTGCATCCAGGGTACAACCTCCGCCGTTATGACAATGACTTCATGCTTCTGGAGTTGGATGCGCCAGCTCAACTCAACAACGACGTGAACACAATCAACCTGGCTACCAGTTGTCCCTCTCCTGGAACACCATGCGTCGTGTCAGGATGGGGCACTATCAGGTCCCCCCAAA GGCTGTTCCCAAGTGTCCTGCGGTGTGCAGATATCTATAGCATCAGCCAGGCCAGGTGCCAGACCACTTACGGGGGCATAATCACAGAGAACATGTTCTGCGCTGGCGTGGAAAAGGGCGGCATAGACTCATGCCAG GGTGATTCAGGAGGCCCACTGGTCTGCAATGGGAAGCTGCAGGGTGTGGTCTCCTGGGGGATGTCCGTTTGTGCCCAGCCAGGACGGCCCGGAGTCTATGCCAATGTCTGCAAAGCTGCCGAGTGGGTGAGGAAAACAATAGAGAGGAAGTGCATCGGATCAGACTGA